The proteins below are encoded in one region of Amycolatopsis magusensis:
- a CDS encoding EamA family transporter has translation MTGDARPSWLIGANLLVLYVVWGSTYLAIRVMVETIPPLSGAGIRFLVAGVLLHGWCVARTRRWFPVSRQELRGAAVIGVLIIGGGLGLLTLGERTVPSGVAALVIASMPLWVAVFRLLARERPRPVVLLGLLAGFSGVAILLAPSGWGGPVAFTGLVIVLAAAIAEAIGSFFTPRVRLPGNALLSAGVQMLVAGPLLIVVGLLAGEDPNPASWSGASWWALLYLIGPGSILAFGSLIWLLTHAPVSVATTYAYVNPAIALVLGWLILDEHLTPGILGGGALIIVAVILVLWGERRPAESGTRASTPEAEDSRSAGKRG, from the coding sequence GTGACCGGCGACGCCCGTCCCAGCTGGCTGATCGGGGCCAACCTGCTGGTGCTCTACGTGGTGTGGGGCTCGACCTACCTGGCCATCCGGGTCATGGTGGAGACGATCCCGCCGCTGTCCGGTGCCGGGATCCGCTTCCTGGTCGCCGGGGTGCTGCTCCACGGGTGGTGCGTGGCGCGCACCCGCCGCTGGTTCCCGGTGAGCCGGCAGGAGTTGCGGGGGGCCGCGGTGATCGGGGTGCTGATCATCGGCGGCGGGCTCGGCCTGCTCACGCTGGGGGAGCGCACCGTGCCCTCCGGCGTGGCCGCGCTCGTGATCGCCTCGATGCCGCTGTGGGTGGCGGTGTTCCGGCTGCTCGCCAGGGAACGCCCCCGGCCGGTGGTGCTGCTGGGCCTGCTCGCCGGGTTCAGCGGGGTGGCGATCCTGCTGGCGCCGTCCGGGTGGGGCGGACCGGTGGCCTTCACCGGCCTGGTGATCGTGCTGGCGGCCGCGATCGCCGAAGCGATCGGCTCCTTCTTCACGCCGCGCGTTCGATTGCCCGGCAACGCGCTGCTGTCCGCCGGGGTGCAGATGCTGGTGGCCGGCCCCCTGCTGATCGTCGTCGGCCTGCTCGCCGGTGAGGACCCGAACCCGGCGAGCTGGTCCGGTGCCTCCTGGTGGGCACTGCTCTACCTCATCGGACCCGGCTCGATCCTCGCGTTCGGCTCGCTGATCTGGCTGCTGACCCACGCCCCGGTCTCGGTGGCCACGACGTACGCCTACGTCAACCCGGCCATCGCACTGGTACTCGGCTGGCTGATCCTGGACGAACACCTCACCCCCGGCATCCTGGGCGGCGGCGCACTCATCATCGTCGCCGTCATCCTCGTCCTCTGGGGCGAACGCCGCCCCGCCGAGTCCGGCACCAGGGCGAGCACCCCCGAGGCTGAGGATTCGCGCAGCGCCGGGAAACGCGGTTGA
- a CDS encoding SDR family oxidoreductase: MVSGVGSLEGRVAVVTGVSRRAGIGFAVAEELLAAGASVLVHSWSPHDAGQPWGADPVGDAGIVEALGGESRRLQHVAADFADAQAPGQVIARAVEAFGAVDVVVANHARSSTQTLAEVTAAELDLTWAVNARASVLLAQAFATAHDDARPGGRLILFTSGQHLAPMSQEVPYAVSKGAIQQMTLTLADALIDRGITVNTVNPGPVDTGWATPELTERVGRALPAGRWGRPDDVARLIRWLASDDSQWITGQTLNTEGGFRRWVM, encoded by the coding sequence GTGGTGAGCGGAGTTGGGTCTCTGGAAGGCCGGGTCGCGGTGGTGACCGGTGTCAGCCGCCGGGCCGGGATCGGTTTCGCGGTGGCGGAGGAGCTGCTGGCGGCCGGGGCGTCGGTGCTGGTGCACTCGTGGTCGCCCCATGACGCCGGCCAGCCATGGGGCGCAGACCCCGTCGGAGACGCCGGGATCGTGGAGGCGCTGGGTGGCGAGAGCAGGCGGCTGCAGCACGTCGCCGCCGATTTCGCGGACGCCCAGGCACCCGGGCAGGTGATCGCCCGTGCCGTGGAGGCGTTCGGCGCGGTCGACGTGGTGGTCGCCAACCACGCACGCAGTTCGACCCAGACCCTCGCGGAAGTCACGGCGGCCGAACTGGACCTGACCTGGGCGGTGAACGCCCGGGCGAGCGTGTTGCTGGCGCAGGCGTTCGCCACCGCGCACGACGACGCCCGCCCCGGCGGGCGGCTCATCCTGTTCACCTCGGGCCAGCACCTGGCGCCGATGAGCCAGGAGGTGCCGTACGCGGTCAGCAAGGGCGCGATCCAGCAGATGACGCTCACCCTGGCCGACGCGCTGATCGACCGGGGGATCACCGTCAACACGGTCAACCCCGGCCCGGTCGACACCGGGTGGGCCACCCCGGAGCTCACCGAGCGGGTCGGCCGCGCCCTGCCGGCCGGCCGCTGGGGCCGCCCGGACGACGTCGCCCGCCTCATCCGCTGGCTCGCCTCCGACGACAGCCAGTGGATCACCGGCCAAACCCTCAACACCGAAGGCGGCTTCCGCCGCTGGGTCATGTGA